In Silene latifolia isolate original U9 population chromosome X, ASM4854445v1, whole genome shotgun sequence, the following proteins share a genomic window:
- the LOC141620328 gene encoding uncharacterized protein LOC141620328, producing MQNGKVIAYASRQLKPYEANYPTHDLELGAVVFALKLWRHYLYGATFKVFSYHTSLKYIYTQKELNMKQRRWIEFIGDYDMEIIYHERKANVVADALSRKFVHALCTAISRVRLHEEVEKMGISLIKKGDTVGDLTIEPELYAEIKEKQAGDARVARWREAMSDAVEDGVGKRFSIGSDDTWSKAELAKAYVKNVVKLHGIAIFDGDSVEDEHSISSSYRWVDRENYSNIGGYAKGLCIGVWWIMGGEEMVEQVYIIRQKMRAAQDGHKSYADLKRSDIEFHVGDKVLLKLRKYMSDPTHILEPEHIKIDEQLSYVEEPKENLDRKVRKTRNGETTLVKVLWSNHKVEEAMWEAEATMRDKYPSLFV from the exons atgcaaaatgggaaggtGATAGCTTATGCCTCGAGACAGCTGAAGCCGTATGAAGCAAATTATCcaactcatgatttggaattggGAGCAGTGGTATTTGCCTTGAAATTGTGGCgccattacctttatggagctacttttaaggtattttcttaTCACACGAGTTTGAAGTACATTTATACTCAGAAGGAGCTAAATATGAAACAGAGGAGGTGGATAGAGTTTATTggagattatgacatggagatcatttATCATGAAAGGAAGGCGAATGTGGTGGCAGATGCACTAAGTAGGAAATTTGTCCATGCTTTGTGTACTGCTATATCTAGGGTGAGATTGCATGAGGAGGTGGAGAAGATGGGCATTTCTTTGATTAAGAAGGGAGATACAGTTGGAGATTTGACAATTGAACCGGAGTTGTATGCTGAGATCAAGGAGAAGCAAGCGGGAGATGCACGTGTAGCAAGGTGGAGAGAGGCCATGAGTGATGCCGTGGAAGATGGCGTGGGGAAGCGGTTTTCTATAGGCAGTGATG atacttggagtaaagctgagttAGCTAAAGCTTATGTCAAGAATGTGGTGAAGCTTCATG GAATTGCAATATTTGATGGGGACTCAGTTGAAGATGAGCACAGCATTTCATCCAGCTACAGATGGGTAGACAGAGAGAACTATTCAAACATTGGAGGATATGCTAAGGGCTTGTGTATTGGAGTTTGGTGGATCATGGGaggagag GAAATGGTGGAGCAAGTGTACATTATTCGTCAGAAGATGCGTGCGGCGCAGGATGGACATAAAAGCTATGCAGATTTGAAGAGAAGTGATATAGAATTTCATGTGGGAGACAAAGTGTTGTTGAAA TTGAGGAAGTATATGAGTGATCCTACTCATATACTAGAGCCTGAGCATATTAAGATTGATGAGCAGTTGTCTTATGTTGAGGAGCCTAAGGAGAACTTGGATAGAAAAGTGAGGAAGACTCGTAATGGTGAGACAACATTAGTGaaggttttatggtctaatcataaGGTGGAAGAAGCTATGTGGGAAGCTGAAGCTACAATGCGAGACAAGTATCCTAGTCTTTTTGTTTAA